A stretch of the Lolium perenne isolate Kyuss_39 chromosome 3, Kyuss_2.0, whole genome shotgun sequence genome encodes the following:
- the LOC127344477 gene encoding protein PSK SIMULATOR 1-like, which yields MVAQKLAASWLPVDFRLPAVPQASLGILAFEAAAAMSRLLSLHRSLSEQEVSRLRSDAMRSSGVSYLNSTDQAFLLRLACAELVLSLDAAAAAVARLGLRCGIDFGGVYASLKAGAHDARIDPLVAKGLKVKAKKMERLVAATSRLCSEMEALGELEADERKLTSRGWIRHSGPIPAKLTTDPPTHLLTGGGGGDTFGADSLRQEIKTQLLKVRRLKEESLWSKSYEKAVGLMARAACAVFVRICTVFGHYVPGLPPPMPCTAGDSVQARLSKLLSPRAGKARASSGPITRRERELGAPARVHPPMQQHLSNSCPIIGLRPLSGHKPGVDWRKLLDAPPSTLGGAGLEQQYANVIVSAEELLQMEAEGRQEEANAERAEMYEMLPGKLRAAVRSKLRDWWRDPGPLDAGLADGWKEAVARIMAWLGPMAHHTVQWQAERTMDRTRRFDGGTRVYALQTLRWADKEKAEAAIVEVLVALSCICWYEERRRGSVRHTSIR from the coding sequence ATGGTTGCGCAGAAGCTGGCGGCCTCGTGGCTGCCGGTGGACTTCCGGCTGCCCGCGGTGCCGCAGGCGTCGCTGGGGATCCTGGCCttcgaggcggcggcggccatgtcGAGGCTGCTGTCGCTGCACCGCTCGCTGTCGGAGCAGGAGGTCTCCCGGCTGCGCTCCGACGCCATGCGCTCCTCGGGCGTGTCCTACCTCAACTCCACCGACCAGGCCTTCCTGCTCCGCCTGGCCTGCGCCGAGCTGGTCCTCTCGCtcgacgctgccgccgccgccgtggcgcGGCTCGGCCTGCGCTGCGGGATCGACTTCGGGGGCGTCTACGCCAGCCTCAAGGCCGGCGCGCACGACGCGCGGATCGACCCGCTCGTCGCCAAGGGGCTCAAGGTCAAGGCCAAGAAGATGGAGCGCCTCGTGGCGGCCACCTCCAGGCTCTGCTCCGAGATGGAGGCGCTCGGCGAGCTGGAGGCCGACGAGCGCAAGCTCACCTCCCGCGGCTGGATCCGACACAGCGGGCCCATCCCGGCCAAGCTCACGACCGACCCGCCCACGCACCTCTTgaccggtggaggaggaggcgacaCGTTCGGCGCCGACTCGCTGCGCCAGGAGATCAAGACGCAGCTGCTCAAGGTGCGGCGGCTCAAGGAGGAGTCGCTGTGGAGCAAGAGCTACGAGAAGGCCGTCGGCCTCATGGCGCGCGCCGCCTGCGCCGTGTTCGTCCGCATCTGCACCGTCTTCGGCCACTACGTGCCCGGCCTGCCCCCGCCGATGCCGTGCACCGCCGGCGACAGCGTCCAGGCCAGGCTGTCCAAGCTGCTGAGCCCGCGGGCAGGGAAGGCGAGAGCGTCGTCGGGCCCGATCACGCGGCGGGAGCGGGAACTCGGGGCGCCGGCCCGTGTCCACCCGCCGATGCAGCAGCACCTAAGCAACTCGTGCCCGATCATCGGGCTGAGGCCGCTGTCGGGGCACAAGCCCGGCGTGGACTGGCGCAAGCTCCTGGACGCGCCGCCCAGCACGCTCGGCGGCGCGGGGCTGGAGCAGCAGTACGCGAACGTGATCGTGTCCGCGGAGGAGCTGCTGCAAATGGAGGCCGAGGGCCGGCAGGAGGAGGCCAACGCGGAGCGCGCCGAGATGTACGAGATGCTGCCCGGGAAGCTCCGGGCGGCGGTGCGGTCGAAGCTGCGCGACTGGTGGCGGGACCCGGGCCCGCTGGACGCCGGGCTGGCGGACGGCTGGAAGGAGGCGGTGGCGCGGATCATGGCGTGGCTCGGCCCCATGGCGCACCACACGGTGCAGTGGCAGGCGGAGCGGACCATGGACCGGACGCGGCGCTTCGACGGCGGGACGCGCGTCTACGCGCTGCAGACGCTGCGCTGGGCGGACAAGGAGAAGGCGGAGGCGGCCATCGTCGAGGTGCTCGTCGCGCTCAGCTGCATCTGCTGGTACGAGGAGCGGCGGCGCGGCTCCGTCAGGCACACGTCGATCCGTTGA